One genomic window of Borreliella burgdorferi B31 includes the following:
- the fliD gene encoding flagellar filament capping protein FliD: MASGFFVPGLESKYNTKEIRESMLKSDKAKIDSSFKKLESLEQEKSAWQLINRKISTLNSLAKELTSLNSPFNLMSGNSSNSEVLTLSTRYGSKNETHKLIVDQIASADVFLSSNFDPKKVTIPEGDYIFLVGKKEINVKSNGNIDLLVKDINNKGKGFLSAKIVKSDKNGNSRFVLQSLKEGKENKLVIKGEGLSFAKQIGILSELKTNFNPNLSDIVVNQSSSNNKLAFENNGLVLNPLSEVSIEIPEDIEITSRSKIKFEVKYFDTGLEEPDSKIIFNPGGATFKDAKVESEDSVVDLGSDLKTPLEKKYIQMNMVKICSKEGSLELPLINISNNFEEVEVDVGALSNLEEINIENKANNKVIVISNVEIFDPKNRDGHLPINAKSFAENAKIKFDGVDVERDSNVINDLVPNVTLSLKKPSSDMVEAKIEPDYEGIKRVLLDFIGAYNEVLAEINIVSSNEDQPNNQKSNIVEELTYLSDSQKEEAYKNLGILRSEFLLKNLKSKLESIIFKPYVTSDPNFSIINQMGVFTNSISSSGGLSRYLRLDEKKFDESIRNNIDNVRELFLYDLNGDRVYDNGIAKMLGDCLSPLVASGGVIYNKIKNYDLKIFNQKNKVEDYKKKYEDRERKVEGELNTLDFTVKRMKDQENTLKAFDFNQRNK, encoded by the coding sequence TTGGCATCAGGATTTTTTGTTCCTGGACTTGAGAGTAAGTACAATACTAAAGAAATTCGTGAATCCATGCTTAAGTCCGATAAGGCTAAAATTGATTCTTCTTTTAAGAAACTTGAATCTTTAGAGCAAGAGAAAAGTGCCTGGCAGTTAATTAATAGAAAAATCTCTACTTTAAATTCTCTTGCAAAAGAACTTACATCACTCAACAGTCCTTTTAATCTAATGTCAGGAAATTCTAGTAATAGCGAAGTTTTAACTTTGTCTACTAGATATGGATCTAAGAATGAGACTCATAAATTAATTGTTGATCAAATAGCGTCAGCTGATGTGTTTTTGTCTTCAAATTTTGATCCTAAAAAAGTTACAATCCCAGAGGGAGATTATATATTTTTAGTTGGCAAGAAAGAAATTAATGTAAAAAGTAATGGCAACATTGATTTACTTGTGAAGGATATTAATAACAAGGGAAAGGGCTTTTTATCTGCAAAAATAGTGAAAAGTGATAAAAATGGAAATAGTCGTTTTGTTTTGCAATCCTTAAAGGAGGGCAAAGAAAACAAGCTTGTTATCAAAGGGGAGGGATTGTCTTTTGCTAAGCAAATTGGAATTTTAAGTGAGCTTAAAACCAATTTTAATCCTAATCTTTCAGATATTGTTGTAAATCAATCTAGCAGCAACAATAAACTTGCTTTTGAGAACAATGGTCTTGTTTTAAATCCGCTTTCAGAAGTATCAATTGAAATTCCTGAAGATATTGAAATTACATCTAGGAGTAAGATTAAATTTGAAGTTAAGTATTTTGATACAGGCTTGGAAGAGCCTGATAGTAAGATTATTTTTAATCCCGGAGGGGCTACATTTAAGGATGCAAAAGTTGAGAGTGAAGATAGTGTAGTTGATCTTGGATCTGATTTAAAAACCCCTTTGGAAAAAAAATATATTCAAATGAATATGGTTAAAATATGTAGCAAGGAAGGTTCTTTGGAGCTTCCTTTAATAAATATTTCAAATAATTTTGAAGAAGTTGAAGTTGATGTTGGAGCTCTTTCTAATTTGGAAGAAATAAATATTGAAAATAAAGCAAATAATAAAGTAATTGTGATTAGCAATGTTGAAATTTTTGATCCAAAAAATAGAGATGGTCATTTGCCAATAAATGCTAAAAGTTTTGCTGAAAATGCAAAAATTAAATTTGATGGAGTAGATGTTGAGAGAGATTCAAATGTTATAAATGATTTGGTTCCAAATGTGACATTAAGTTTAAAAAAACCCTCAAGTGATATGGTTGAGGCTAAAATTGAACCTGATTATGAGGGGATTAAGAGGGTTCTTTTAGATTTTATTGGTGCTTATAATGAGGTTCTTGCTGAGATTAATATTGTAAGCTCTAATGAAGATCAGCCTAATAATCAAAAGTCTAATATAGTTGAAGAGCTAACTTATCTTAGTGATTCTCAAAAAGAAGAGGCTTATAAAAATTTAGGTATTCTAAGGTCTGAATTTTTATTAAAAAATCTTAAGTCCAAGCTAGAGTCAATAATTTTTAAGCCTTATGTTACTAGTGATCCTAATTTTTCAATAATTAATCAGATGGGAGTTTTTACAAATTCCATTTCTTCTTCTGGTGGACTTTCTAGATATTTAAGACTTGATGAGAAAAAGTTTGATGAATCAATTCGTAATAATATTGATAATGTTAGAGAGCTTTTTTTATATGATCTTAATGGTGACAGAGTGTATGATAATGGAATTGCTAAAATGCTAGGAGATTGTCTGTCGCCTCTTGTGGCTTCCGGAGGAGTTATTTATAATAAAATAAAGAATTACGACTTGAAAATTTTTAATCAAAAAAATAAAGTTGAAGATTATAAAAAGAAGTACGAAGATAGAGAGAGAAAAGTGGAAGGTGAACTTAATACCTTGGATTTTACCGTTAAGCGCATGAAAGATCAAGAAAATACATTAAAGGCTTTTGATTTTAATCAAAGAAATAAATAA
- the flaB gene encoding flagellin FlaB produces the protein MIINHNTSAINASRNNGINAANLSKTQEKLSSGYRINRASDDAAGMGVSGKINAQIRGLSQASRNTSKAINFIQTTEGNLNEVEKVLVRMKELAVQSGNGTYSDADRGSIQIEIEQLTDEINRIADQAQYNQMHMLSNKSASQNVRTAEELGMQPAKINTPASLSGSQASWTLRVHVGANQDEAIAVNIYAANVANLFSGEGAQTAQAAPVQEGVQQEGAQQPAPATAPSQGGVNSPVNVTTTVDANTSLAKIENAIRMISDQRANLGAFQNRLESIKNSTEYAIENLKASYAQIKDATMTDEVVAATTNSILTQSAMAMIAQANQVPQYVLSLLR, from the coding sequence ATGATTATCAATCATAATACATCAGCTATTAATGCTTCAAGAAATAATGGCATTAACGCTGCTAATCTTAGTAAAACTCAAGAAAAGCTTTCTAGTGGGTACAGAATTAATCGAGCTTCTGATGATGCTGCTGGCATGGGAGTTTCTGGTAAGATTAATGCTCAAATAAGAGGTTTGTCACAAGCTTCTAGAAATACTTCAAAGGCTATTAATTTTATTCAGACAACAGAAGGGAATTTAAATGAAGTAGAAAAAGTCTTAGTAAGAATGAAGGAATTGGCAGTTCAATCAGGTAACGGCACATATTCAGATGCAGACAGAGGTTCTATACAAATTGAAATAGAGCAACTTACAGACGAAATTAATAGAATTGCTGATCAAGCTCAATATAACCAAATGCACATGTTATCAAACAAATCTGCTTCTCAAAATGTAAGAACAGCTGAAGAGCTTGGAATGCAGCCTGCAAAAATTAACACACCAGCATCACTTTCAGGGTCTCAAGCGTCTTGGACTTTAAGAGTTCATGTTGGAGCAAACCAAGATGAAGCTATTGCTGTAAATATTTATGCAGCTAATGTTGCAAATCTTTTCTCTGGTGAGGGAGCTCAAACTGCTCAGGCTGCACCGGTTCAAGAGGGTGTTCAACAGGAAGGAGCTCAACAGCCAGCACCTGCTACAGCACCTTCTCAAGGCGGAGTTAATTCTCCTGTTAATGTTACAACTACAGTTGATGCTAATACATCACTTGCTAAAATTGAAAATGCTATTAGAATGATAAGTGATCAAAGGGCAAATTTAGGTGCTTTCCAAAATAGACTTGAATCTATAAAGAATAGTACTGAGTATGCAATTGAAAATCTAAAAGCATCTTATGCTCAAATAAAAGATGCTACAATGACAGATGAGGTTGTAGCAGCAACAACTAATAGTATTTTAACACAATCTGCAATGGCAATGATTGCGCAGGCTAATCAAGTTCCCCAATATGTTTTGTCATTGCTTAGATAA
- a CDS encoding superoxide dismutase: MFKLPELGYDYDAVEPYIDAKTMEIHHSKHHNGFVMNLNSILEKMGKIHLTDVSNILKNIHDFPEEFQTLIRNNAGGYSNHTLYFRTLRPGNKDNLFEKFKDDINAAFGSLDVLKANLKDTAMKIFGSGWAWLVLCPESGLKVISMPNQDSPLMNSYKPILGIDVWEHAYYLKYQNRRIEYVDAFLKALNWEEVSKVYNEVIN, encoded by the coding sequence ATGTTTAAGCTGCCAGAACTTGGTTATGATTATGATGCTGTTGAGCCTTATATTGATGCTAAAACTATGGAAATTCATCATAGCAAGCATCATAATGGTTTTGTAATGAATTTGAATTCTATTTTGGAAAAAATGGGGAAAATTCATTTAACAGATGTGTCAAACATATTAAAAAATATTCATGATTTTCCAGAAGAATTTCAAACTTTAATAAGAAATAATGCTGGTGGTTATTCTAACCATACTTTATATTTTAGAACTTTAAGGCCAGGAAACAAGGACAATCTTTTTGAAAAGTTTAAAGATGATATTAATGCAGCTTTTGGAAGCCTAGACGTTCTTAAGGCCAATTTGAAAGATACTGCAATGAAAATTTTTGGAAGTGGTTGGGCATGGTTAGTATTGTGTCCTGAGAGTGGCCTTAAAGTGATTTCAATGCCTAATCAGGATAGTCCTTTGATGAATTCTTATAAGCCGATTTTAGGTATTGATGTTTGGGAGCATGCCTATTACCTTAAATATCAAAATAGAAGAATTGAATATGTTGATGCATTTTTAAAGGCTTTAAATTGGGAAGAAGTTTCAAAAGTTTACAATGAAGTGATTAATTAG
- a CDS encoding quaternary amine ABC transporter ATP-binding protein, producing MSRVAVKIKDCYKVFSYYVNKKQISRAIKDYEDGKDRMQIYKESSIFIANANINLDVYENEILVIMGMSGCGKSTLVRCLNGIYKIDSGSILVNNMEMNAINRKDLSNLRKDKFAMVFQNFGLFPHMNVLRNVTYGLEVKHIPRKIREERAIEVLNLVGLEDSKYKYINELSGGMKQRVGIARALVVNPDILLMDEAFSALDPLIKGEMQEELLRLVAKLKKTVVFITHDLNEAFKLGHRIAFMRDGKIIQVGKPLEILANPSTDFISDFIKNLPVLNILKIKDILKDDFDLNSGGDNGLNVIIKCQGENFSLYDKALNKRYDNLVSLNLDLNDEIKKIVEYLNKQDYLIIKEKGTVVGYISLNEISYLLSR from the coding sequence TTGAGTAGGGTTGCTGTTAAAATTAAAGATTGTTATAAAGTATTTTCGTATTATGTTAACAAAAAGCAGATAAGTCGAGCTATAAAAGACTATGAAGATGGCAAAGATAGAATGCAAATCTACAAAGAATCTTCTATTTTTATTGCAAATGCCAATATTAATCTTGATGTTTATGAAAATGAAATTTTAGTTATTATGGGTATGTCGGGCTGTGGCAAGTCTACTTTAGTCAGGTGTTTAAATGGTATTTATAAAATAGATTCAGGATCTATTTTGGTAAATAATATGGAAATGAATGCTATAAATCGTAAAGATCTTTCTAATTTAAGAAAAGATAAATTTGCAATGGTTTTTCAAAATTTTGGACTTTTTCCCCATATGAATGTACTAAGAAACGTTACATATGGACTTGAGGTTAAGCATATCCCCAGAAAGATTAGAGAAGAACGTGCTATTGAGGTATTAAATCTTGTGGGGCTTGAAGATTCAAAATATAAGTATATTAATGAGCTTTCTGGAGGAATGAAACAAAGAGTTGGAATAGCAAGGGCATTGGTGGTTAATCCAGATATTCTTTTAATGGATGAAGCTTTTTCGGCACTTGATCCTTTAATTAAAGGAGAAATGCAGGAAGAACTTTTGAGGCTAGTAGCCAAGCTTAAAAAAACAGTTGTGTTTATTACCCATGATTTAAATGAAGCTTTTAAATTGGGACATAGAATTGCTTTTATGAGAGATGGAAAAATTATTCAAGTTGGCAAACCTTTGGAAATTTTAGCTAATCCTAGTACAGATTTTATATCTGATTTTATTAAAAATTTACCTGTTTTAAATATTTTAAAAATAAAAGATATTTTAAAAGATGATTTTGATTTAAACTCTGGTGGTGATAATGGCTTAAATGTTATTATTAAATGTCAAGGTGAAAATTTTAGTTTGTATGACAAAGCTCTTAACAAAAGGTATGATAATCTTGTATCTTTAAATTTAGATCTAAACGATGAGATAAAAAAAATTGTTGAATATTTAAATAAGCAAGATTATTTAATAATAAAAGAAAAGGGAACTGTTGTCGGATATATTAGTTTAAATGAAATCTCTTATTTATTATCAAGATAG
- the secA gene encoding preprotein translocase subunit SecA, giving the protein MLKAVLETTIGSKSKRDLKDYLPTLRNINKLERWALLLADEDFSKETEKLKDELKSGNSLENILERAFTLSREAARRRLKERPYDVQIIAGLALHKGKIIEMKTGEGKTLSSVQAAYLNSLTGDGVIIVTVNDYLAERDSNWMKPVFDLLGVSVGVVLSNMDYELRKAQYAKDITYVTNNELGFDYLRDNMRYDLNEKSLRKFNYCIIDEIDSILIDEARTPLIISGPTEGNTNAYLEVNSLVSFLKECSKDPKTGDYPLEIDDLDGDYTVDEKAKRISFTAKGLNNLEQLLVSKGIISGSMYTDSNFNYVHYMTQALKAHLLFLKNREYIVGDSGVEIVDEFTGRVLTGRRYSDGLHQAIEAKEGVRVANENKTMATITFQNLFRMFDKISGMTGTADTEAKEFHKIYNLDVVVVPTNRLLARIDEDDTIYYTEEFKFNAITDEVYKTYKKGQPVLVGTVSIEKSEILSAMFKNRGIKHEVLNAKNHSREAFIIAEAGAKHAVTIATNMAGRGTDIKLGGNIEHRVRKKIGTNVSLEEFQEAVKNERENYLKDYNEVKSLGGLYVIGSERHESRRIDNQLRGRSGRQGDPGRSRFYVSLEDDLMRLFAGDNLRSLMGKLGMATGEPITHSLLTKSLINAQKRVEDRNFEIRKHLLEYDDVITKQRDFIYAQRNSILEDTAIKDRILVALEEYLSFLLEGTKSSTVSNVFLNEVNSIFAYMLESLGSIENISSLDLKAKLMQIAKANLDEKENLIGRDLFNGFLRYEYLKNIDFKFQEHLANLDSLREAVYLRSYANKNPITEYKEEGFSIFSELIKDIKVSTIRRVLQLKLDSNSSDFKSTKKSRNVKPIHKELSGIVINENKSASNVQVVRSSPKIGRNEPCYCGSGKKYKNCHGKS; this is encoded by the coding sequence ATGTTAAAAGCAGTACTTGAGACAACTATTGGCTCAAAAAGTAAAAGAGATTTAAAAGATTATCTTCCGACTTTAAGAAATATTAATAAGCTTGAGCGTTGGGCATTATTGTTGGCAGATGAAGATTTTTCAAAGGAGACAGAAAAGCTTAAAGATGAATTAAAATCGGGTAATTCTTTAGAGAATATTTTAGAGCGAGCTTTTACTCTGTCTAGAGAAGCTGCTAGAAGGCGTCTTAAAGAAAGGCCTTATGATGTGCAAATCATTGCGGGGCTTGCTCTTCACAAAGGCAAAATAATAGAAATGAAAACGGGAGAAGGAAAAACTCTCTCCTCAGTTCAAGCGGCGTATTTAAATAGTTTAACAGGAGATGGGGTTATTATTGTTACTGTTAATGACTATCTTGCAGAACGTGATTCCAATTGGATGAAGCCGGTTTTTGATCTTTTGGGTGTTAGCGTGGGGGTTGTTCTATCTAATATGGATTATGAGCTAAGAAAGGCTCAATATGCTAAAGATATTACTTATGTTACAAATAATGAACTTGGATTTGATTATCTAAGAGATAATATGCGTTATGACTTGAATGAAAAATCCTTGAGAAAGTTTAATTATTGTATTATTGATGAAATTGATTCTATTTTGATCGATGAGGCAAGAACTCCATTGATTATTTCAGGGCCTACTGAAGGCAACACCAATGCTTATCTTGAAGTTAATTCTCTTGTATCTTTTTTAAAAGAATGTTCCAAGGATCCCAAAACAGGTGATTATCCTTTAGAAATAGACGACCTTGATGGTGATTATACTGTTGATGAAAAAGCCAAAAGAATTTCTTTTACTGCCAAAGGGCTTAATAATCTTGAACAGCTTTTAGTTTCTAAAGGCATTATTAGTGGGTCTATGTATACCGATTCAAATTTTAATTATGTTCATTATATGACTCAAGCCTTAAAAGCACATTTGCTTTTTTTAAAAAATAGAGAGTATATTGTTGGTGATTCTGGGGTTGAGATTGTAGATGAATTTACTGGGAGAGTTTTAACAGGGCGAAGATATTCAGATGGACTTCACCAAGCTATTGAGGCTAAAGAAGGAGTTAGAGTTGCTAATGAAAATAAGACTATGGCAACTATTACTTTTCAAAATTTATTTAGAATGTTTGATAAAATTTCTGGCATGACAGGTACAGCTGATACAGAAGCTAAGGAATTTCATAAAATATATAATCTTGATGTAGTTGTAGTTCCAACAAATAGATTGTTAGCGCGAATAGATGAGGATGATACTATTTATTATACGGAAGAATTTAAATTTAATGCGATTACAGATGAGGTTTACAAAACTTACAAAAAAGGCCAACCGGTTTTAGTGGGAACCGTTTCTATTGAAAAATCTGAGATTTTATCAGCTATGTTTAAAAACAGAGGGATTAAGCATGAAGTTCTTAATGCAAAAAATCATTCTCGAGAAGCATTTATTATTGCTGAAGCTGGAGCAAAACATGCGGTTACAATAGCAACAAATATGGCTGGTCGTGGTACGGATATTAAGCTTGGGGGAAATATTGAGCACAGAGTTAGAAAAAAAATCGGAACTAATGTAAGCCTTGAAGAATTTCAAGAGGCTGTTAAAAATGAGAGAGAAAATTACCTGAAAGACTATAATGAGGTTAAAAGTCTTGGTGGGCTTTATGTTATTGGTAGTGAGCGTCACGAATCAAGGCGAATAGACAATCAGCTTCGTGGGCGTAGTGGAAGACAAGGTGACCCTGGGCGCTCAAGATTTTATGTGTCCCTTGAGGACGATTTAATGCGCCTTTTTGCTGGGGACAACCTAAGATCATTAATGGGTAAGCTTGGAATGGCAACAGGAGAGCCTATTACACATTCTCTTTTAACTAAATCTTTGATTAATGCTCAAAAACGAGTAGAAGACAGAAATTTTGAAATTAGAAAGCATTTGTTAGAGTATGACGATGTTATTACAAAACAAAGAGATTTTATTTATGCTCAGAGAAACTCCATTCTTGAAGATACAGCTATTAAGGATCGTATTCTTGTTGCTTTAGAAGAATATCTTAGTTTTTTGCTTGAAGGGACAAAAAGTAGCACGGTTTCAAATGTTTTTTTAAATGAAGTAAATTCAATTTTTGCTTATATGCTTGAGAGTCTTGGTTCTATTGAAAATATTAGTTCTCTTGATTTAAAGGCTAAGCTAATGCAAATAGCAAAAGCAAATTTAGATGAAAAGGAAAATTTGATTGGTAGAGATCTTTTTAATGGATTTTTAAGATATGAATATTTGAAAAATATTGATTTTAAATTTCAGGAACATCTTGCAAATTTAGACTCTTTAAGAGAGGCTGTTTATTTAAGGTCTTATGCCAATAAAAATCCAATCACAGAATACAAAGAAGAGGGATTTTCAATATTTAGCGAGCTTATTAAAGATATTAAAGTTTCTACCATAAGGCGTGTTCTTCAATTAAAATTGGATAGCAATTCTTCCGATTTTAAGTCAACAAAGAAGTCTAGGAATGTTAAACCAATTCATAAAGAACTTTCTGGAATTGTTATTAATGAGAATAAAAGCGCTTCTAATGTTCAAGTGGTTAGAAGTTCTCCTAAAATAGGCAGAAATGAGCCTTGTTATTGTGGAAGTGGGAAGAAATATAAAAATTGTCATGGCAAAAGTTAA
- a CDS encoding lipoprotein — translation MKKHYKALILSLLFAIISCNTKTLNELGEEQFKIPFGTLPGAIMPLNNKFTNSKFDIKTYNGLVYIAEIKTNKLMIFNSYGKLIQTYQNGIFKTNPDLKIKKIDFEGIQAIYPLKDFIIVADKLNNKKSKFNQKENIAYFMRILILNKNSSVEILGQEGLNGMPFPQIYDVNVDENGNIAIISIYSEGYIIYSYNKEFSPLYKIYVNKNLLKTIDNQKKKYNISIDKVFFEVNKKTLYVKTTYYENIGDNENINDLGIKIKDQYIYKMSLKKNKELEVINKIALPKNLLDDKQESFINIIKIQKDKIIASTNMKNLSNNLIWKLDSKGSIKEQIALIEPPNLMFLSESLSKDGILSILYGGKTGVSVYWWNLNALLKL, via the coding sequence ATGAAAAAACACTATAAAGCTCTTATATTAAGCTTGCTTTTTGCAATTATATCATGTAATACTAAAACTTTAAACGAATTAGGAGAAGAACAATTTAAAATACCATTTGGAACACTTCCTGGTGCAATAATGCCTCTGAATAACAAATTTACAAATTCAAAATTTGACATCAAAACGTATAACGGGCTAGTGTACATTGCAGAAATAAAAACAAATAAATTAATGATTTTCAACTCATACGGAAAACTAATACAAACATATCAAAATGGAATATTTAAAACAAACCCCGATTTAAAAATAAAAAAAATAGATTTTGAAGGAATTCAAGCAATATACCCACTAAAAGATTTTATTATTGTCGCAGACAAACTAAATAATAAAAAATCAAAATTCAACCAAAAAGAGAATATTGCCTACTTCATGAGAATACTAATACTAAACAAAAACTCATCTGTAGAAATTTTGGGTCAAGAAGGTTTAAACGGAATGCCATTTCCACAAATTTATGATGTTAATGTTGATGAAAATGGCAACATTGCAATAATATCAATATATAGCGAAGGATATATAATATATTCTTACAATAAAGAATTTTCCCCGCTTTATAAAATTTACGTCAACAAAAACCTGTTAAAAACAATAGACAATCAAAAGAAAAAATACAACATTTCAATAGATAAGGTTTTTTTTGAAGTCAACAAAAAAACTCTTTATGTAAAAACTACTTACTATGAAAACATTGGTGACAATGAAAATATAAACGATCTTGGAATTAAAATTAAAGATCAATATATCTATAAAATGAGTTTGAAAAAAAACAAAGAATTAGAAGTGATAAATAAAATTGCTCTTCCTAAAAACTTACTAGATGATAAACAAGAAAGCTTTATAAACATTATAAAAATACAAAAAGACAAAATAATAGCATCTACTAATATGAAAAATTTATCTAACAATTTAATATGGAAATTAGACAGCAAGGGCTCAATTAAAGAACAAATAGCTTTAATTGAGCCTCCAAATTTAATGTTTCTCTCTGAGAGTTTATCTAAAGATGGAATACTTAGTATACTTTATGGCGGAAAAACTGGTGTTAGTGTTTACTGGTGGAATTTAAATGCATTATTAAAATTATAA
- the nagA gene encoding N-acetylglucosamine-6-phosphate deacetylase, whose translation MPNFCLFNSKSVLTGNDKIDNSAVLIKDNKIFDIVTSDRLKKMDLEEYQMIDTKGNYITPGLYDNHIHGFHGHGTDQCSTESILKMSEHLAQYGVVGFLPTLYPRPIDEMIKTIKACIAAIGKEKGAKILGLHLEGPFFSPEKKGAHPVSYLHEPSIEVMQKLIDAAGGVFTGSNGKRKTHISTMTVAPELKGMRELAIFCLENNINLQAGHTNATYENMIEGFQVGILHTTHFFNAMSKLDHRNPNAIGAVLIHGDVSCEIIADGHHIHPKLILMLRKLKDISKIVLVTDGLTPNCQTCGKLIANGDEVYIAEDGLFHSVKSNTIAGSTLTMIQGLKNLIEFGFSLSDAVQASSYNPTRILNIDKKGLICHGYDANLNVLDKDFNLKLTMIESKIIFNNL comes from the coding sequence ATGCCAAATTTTTGCTTATTTAACTCAAAATCCGTTTTAACTGGAAATGATAAAATAGATAACTCAGCGGTTCTAATTAAAGATAATAAAATTTTTGATATTGTAACGTCTGACAGACTTAAAAAAATGGATCTCGAAGAATACCAAATGATTGACACAAAAGGCAATTATATAACTCCCGGACTTTACGACAATCATATTCATGGATTTCACGGTCATGGGACAGACCAGTGTTCAACAGAATCGATACTTAAAATGTCAGAACATTTAGCACAATACGGTGTAGTAGGATTTTTACCAACCCTTTACCCAAGACCAATAGATGAAATGATTAAAACAATAAAAGCTTGCATAGCAGCAATTGGTAAAGAAAAGGGAGCTAAAATTTTGGGACTTCACCTTGAAGGACCATTTTTCTCTCCTGAAAAAAAAGGAGCTCATCCAGTTTCTTATCTTCATGAACCTAGTATTGAAGTTATGCAAAAACTAATAGATGCAGCTGGTGGAGTATTTACAGGATCAAACGGCAAAAGAAAAACACATATAAGCACAATGACTGTTGCTCCTGAGCTTAAGGGTATGAGAGAGCTTGCAATATTTTGCCTTGAAAACAACATAAACCTTCAAGCGGGACACACAAATGCAACATATGAAAACATGATAGAAGGATTTCAAGTTGGAATACTTCATACAACCCATTTTTTCAACGCAATGTCAAAACTTGACCACAGAAATCCAAATGCAATAGGAGCGGTGTTAATACACGGCGATGTTTCTTGCGAAATTATTGCAGATGGCCACCATATACACCCAAAATTAATTTTAATGCTTAGAAAGCTTAAAGATATAAGTAAAATAGTCCTTGTAACTGACGGACTTACTCCGAATTGTCAAACTTGTGGAAAACTAATTGCAAACGGAGACGAAGTTTATATTGCAGAAGATGGATTATTCCATAGCGTGAAAAGCAACACAATAGCTGGATCAACACTCACAATGATACAAGGTCTTAAAAATTTAATAGAATTTGGTTTCAGCTTAAGCGATGCTGTTCAAGCAAGCTCTTACAATCCAACAAGAATTCTCAATATTGATAAAAAGGGCTTAATATGTCATGGATATGATGCAAACCTCAATGTCCTAGATAAAGATTTTAATCTAAAGTTAACAATGATAGAATCTAAAATAATTTTTAACAATCTCTAA
- the nagB gene encoding glucosamine-6-phosphate deaminase translates to MRLIIRPTYEDISKWAANHVAQKINEFSPTKENPFILGLPTGSSPIGMYKNLIELNKNKKISFQNVITFNMDEYIGIEENHPESYHSFMWNNFFSHIDIKKENINILNGNASNLKKECEEYEKKIKSFGGIMLFVGGIGPDGHIAFNEPGSSLTSRTRIKTLTQDTIIANSRFFEGDVNKVPKNALTVGIGTIMDSQEVLIIVNGHNKARALKHAIEKGVNHMWTISALQLHKNAIIVSDKNATYELKVGTVEYFNDIERKNFNNDLK, encoded by the coding sequence ATGAGATTAATAATCAGACCCACATACGAAGACATATCAAAATGGGCGGCTAATCATGTAGCACAAAAAATTAATGAATTTTCCCCAACAAAAGAAAATCCATTTATCCTTGGACTTCCAACAGGAAGCTCTCCGATTGGCATGTACAAAAACTTAATTGAATTAAATAAAAATAAAAAAATTTCATTTCAAAATGTCATAACTTTTAATATGGATGAATACATAGGAATTGAAGAAAATCATCCTGAAAGTTACCATTCATTTATGTGGAACAATTTTTTTTCCCACATTGACATTAAAAAAGAAAACATAAATATACTAAACGGAAATGCTTCAAATCTCAAAAAAGAATGCGAAGAATATGAAAAAAAAATCAAATCTTTCGGGGGAATAATGCTTTTTGTAGGGGGAATAGGCCCCGATGGTCACATTGCTTTTAATGAGCCGGGCTCCTCCTTAACATCAAGAACAAGAATTAAAACTTTAACCCAGGATACAATTATTGCTAATTCAAGATTTTTTGAAGGCGATGTAAACAAAGTTCCCAAAAATGCACTAACTGTTGGAATTGGAACGATCATGGATTCACAAGAAGTTTTAATAATAGTAAATGGACATAACAAAGCAAGAGCATTAAAGCATGCCATTGAAAAAGGCGTTAACCACATGTGGACAATTAGTGCACTCCAACTACATAAAAATGCAATCATAGTATCTGACAAAAATGCAACTTACGAATTAAAAGTTGGAACAGTAGAATACTTTAATGATATAGAAAGAAAAAACTTTAATAATGACTTAAAATAA